The following is a genomic window from Doryrhamphus excisus isolate RoL2022-K1 chromosome 3, RoL_Dexc_1.0, whole genome shotgun sequence.
GGTAACGCAACAGAACCGGCTGGACCGGAACTCCGGTGAGAAAGGCTCCTACACGGAAAAGCGAACAAGGAAAGAAGTTGCAAATGACTTACTTTGTcacgcccttttttttttttccttgctcaTGCCACTCATTCCATACGAGCGCTTTGTTTGCGCTTTGAGCGCTGCGTCAGGACTGGATAGTCCAGACCGACTAGAGCGGGGTCTGGTTCCGATGGTAATGCTCGGCAAATGTCAACTCACCGGGTTTAAACTTGATGAGAGCGCTACCGTTGGTTGTGGTGCCTTCAGGGAACATCAGCATCTGGACAAGGAGTCAAACAGAATTGCAGAAGCGGAAGCGACGATGTTAGTTCTTCTGTGCAATGACTCACCTGAGGCCAGTACCCATTAGAGGTGAGCCTCTCTGCGATCTGGGCCACAGCTTTTCTTCGGGATTCTGGATCGCTTCGGCTCACCAGGACTGACTGGTTGAACTCCAGGAGGGCTACGGTCAGAAGTCTTCATGAACCCACCGATGCTCATAATATGTCAAAATGAACAAGAAGTTCAAAGATGGTCCAAGCTTACCTCCAATGACTGGCAGGCTGGTGTTCTCAGAGCGGGAAACTACAGTCGGCAGCTGAGTGGGACACAGAACCAGCATGTCCAGAAAGCCACTGTGGGGTGCCACCACCAGAACAGGTGCCTCCTTCAGATCTGCTCGCCGACCTTTCACCTCGACCCAAACAAAGCCCAGGGAGAAGAAGACAGCCCGGCTCAGGAACCAGATGATTGGGTGGAAGAGCCATCTGCGCCAGCCTGTGACGGGACGAGAGCGCTCTTCCGCAGACAGGCCAGCCAAGCGGAGGCGGGCCAGAGGCCACATGAGGAGGAAAAAGATGGTCATCAGGACTAGCCGGATTGGGAAGAGGATGCTTCCGAGGATGATACCCTTTGGATGGAAGATAGACGCCACAATTTAGATTTGCAGcaaattcctaaaaacagcgaTTAATTTCTAAAAACAgatgaggatctttgactagtatttctAACAAcagtgggagaacatgcaaactccacacagagatggccgagggtggaattgaaccctggtgtcctagctgtgaggtctgcgcgctaaccactcgaccgccgtgccgcccctaaccaaatcaaatttccccagaagaaatcatgtaaattcaattaacCGGTTCAGATGAATAAAAGAGATAAAAGATGGGATTGTTGCCAAAAACTCTACCTTATGGTTTTGCCATGaggtatttcttgaattcagtagtgtttctcaTTTTAAgtatctgcttttcttttgaacaCAGCTGCAAAATAGACCAAAATAGACCCAaagaaagggggcgggggggggggggggtgagaaacACTAGTGAcataaataactcatggcaaaacacaacGGTGGTGTTGATCTCAATAAAAGGTGAAAATAACAGTAAATGTgatccatttcattcatcattaaattgcatttagaattgttttatgcatccatccatccttccttatCGGAGGTTGGGTTGCAGGGCAACGGCTCAAGatgagctctctctctctctggctgctttgtccagctcctctgAGCGGATCCAAAAGGTATTCTCAGGCCACCTGAGAGACAGTTCCTTCAAGGTGAGGCCTCCTATCAGTCaaacgtgccctgaacacctccagGAATAAGTGGGGGAAAGAACTTATACTGACAGATAAATTGAGATCTTTATCTTTCAGTTCAGCTCGCTCTTCACGACAACGGACCGATGCAGAATCCACATGACCCATGATTAAGTCCCAAATGCAACTTTTCAACTTGAATcctaaaaaaacagaattttgagaatatttgacatgaaactattgacaatttggagtcgccaattaacctagcatgtttttggaatgtgggaggaaaccggagtacccggagaaaacccacgcatgcacagggagaacatgcaaactccacacagagatggccgagggtggaattgaaccctggtctcctagctgtgaggtctgtgcgctaaccacttgaccgccgtgccgcccaagactaatgattcattcattcattttctaccgctttttcctcacaagggtcgcggggggtgctggagcctatcccagctgtctttgggcgagaggcggggtacactctggactggtcgccagccaatcacaggacacatatagacaaacaaccattcacactcacattcatacctatggacaatttggagtcgctaattaacctagcatgtttttggaatgtgggaggaaaccggagtacccgaagaaaacccacgcatgcacggggagaacatgcaaactccacacagagatggccaagggtggaattgaaccctggtctcctagctgtgaggtctgcgcgctaaccgccgtgccgcccaagacTAAAGATGatccaattaaaattaaaattagcttTGAGCGTCATTGTAATTGGCTTTCTTTAAATTCAacttcagggcggcacggccgttgagtggttagcgcgcagacctcacagctgggagaccagggttcaattccaccctcggccatctctgtgtggagtttgcatgttctaccctgtgcatgcgtgggttttctccgggtcctccggtttcctcccacattccaaaaacatgctaggttaattggcgactccaaattgtccataggtatgaatgtgagtgtgaatggttgtttgtctatatgtgccctgtgattggctggcgaccagtccagggtgtaccccgcctctcgcccgaagacagctgggataggctccagcatcccctgcgactctcgtgaggataagcggtagaaaatgaatgaatgaattcaacttCAAGTCACCTGCTGTTATTTGTACAATTATATCCCACATGTAGCAACTGTACCAGTACAGTACGTCTCTAATACCTTAAGATCTCTGGTAGGCACCATTAGTTGAACAAAGTCTGACCATCAATGATTTATAGTTCATGTCAAATGGACTATTTACAATGCTTGCCCTGCCCTGAGTTTGGTATGCTATTTATACTATGTCTTGTTGTCATGCCTgccacacagcaacacaaacacGTTCAAGTGATTCGTTTCAGGTGTAgcctatacaaaaaaaaaaaacatggaggacGAATTCAAAGTGAACTTTACCCTGATCCTTTGGGTGCTGCTCATCTTCACTTCATGATAAAAAGGATGTGACTCGCAGGCTGAAGAGTGACGTTCCAGCTTCTCCATagagaccacacacacacaaaaaacaccttttacactttaacaaaattaaaataacctGTGAGAGTATATTACAaagtgcaaacaaacaaaaaaaacccgaGTGATAAAGGTGTGGAGAGAGATCACAGCGAGGTGAAGAATTGTCGAGAAAGTAAGCAGCACATGTTGAAGGCCTCCTACACAACAAGATGACTTAATAAGCGTTGTGTGACGTCACGTCCCACGCCTACCACGCCCCTTTTTTCTTGCTCGTTGGACCGGTCTGCTGGGCCGGTCGACTCTTTCATATTTATGGTGCGGAACCGAAACCATTGCAATTACATTGTGTGATGTACAGTTAATTAATTATGtcggttttatttttaatttgtgttgatttgctacaaaatgaattatttcattGTCAAACAGAGAGGGGGGCAAATGCGCATGCTCTATCCAGTGGTATGCAGGAGCACCACAGATGTaatgaattatattaaaaacatatatatatatatatacatatatatatatatatacacatatatatatatatatatatatatatatatatatatatatatatatatatatatatatatatatataatcacacATTAAATAAATGCTCTCAGTTATATTCTGTCACTTTTATGCGCCCCATGATGagaaactgatatttttctCCTCTGTTTGGACTGAactcgaaactgaaaccagcgaaatcaaaatgaaacaaaatgggGAGCAGTGAAGCAAGCATACACACTATTCAAAATTCTAATTGTTTGACAAATTCATGCATGTTGGCAGTTCtgcactcccccccccccccgtggaacccgccccactatttgagtaGTTTTAACTTGTGCTCAAGTTTTGCATACATAAGCTCAAGCAAAAGAGCTGAGTCATAGAATGACTGTTACAGTGgcgtgaaaaagtgtttgcccccttcctgatttcattcattcattcattcattttctaccgcttatcctcacaagggtcgcaggggtgctggagcctatcccagctgtctttgggtgagaggcggggtacaccctggactggtcgccagccaatcacagggcacatatagacaaacaaccattcacactcacattcatacctatggacaatttggagtcgctaattaacctagcatgtttttggaatgtgggaggaaaccggaggacccggagaaaacccacgcatgcacggggagaacatgcaaactccacacagagatggccgatggtggaattgaaccctggtctcctagctgcgaggtctgcgcgctaaccactcgaccgccgtgccaccctgaaGTTGAATTTAAAGAAAGCCAATTACAATGAGGCTCAAAGCTAATTTTAGGGGgtgatcacttttttttttacccttcctTGAATaataagtttcatttaaaaaatgcattctgTGTTGGTTATTTGGCTAGGTTGTATGTTACATATtcattgtacagtatattgagATGTTTATAGTACATTTCTtagatcattttttttgtacaggtatttgatttattgtggTATTTGTATCTTTCTGCTGCTGTAACATCTACATTACCTTGTTGTAGGATAAATAACGTACAATCTAATCTAAACTAATATAATCCAACAAGTAAACACGTTTGAAGTCAGTAAAGATTTATTTCTGTTAAGGAAATAAGTATAAATTACAAGAGGTCTATAAATTAAACAGGTTTGTGAcatgaatgctaaaatcatgctaatggctgaaaaaaaaatcaacatgatTTCATGTAAAGTGGTTTGCACTCAAAACATGAAAGCAAAGCACAACTGTGGTGTTAAAGGGACTGTATGCTAGTACAGTATCCTCAGATAGGGGATCAACAACGTACAgtcatgttatgatgttatgaGGCTTTACATTCAATGATGACTGATactagctaaactttgccaattCGCTATCATTAACCGACACCAAACATAactgtgtgtgttactgtggcATACTCAAAAGCAGGAAAAGGCAGATGTCTCATGGAAATGAACAAAGTATCTATCTTATTATCTATATATACTAtctatcaattttctatgccgcttatcctcactagggtttttggaatgtgggaggaaacccacacatgcacgcccaatctcctgactgtgtggccttcaTGCCACATGAGGAACCTGCTGCATACCGTCCCTTTAAGTGCTGGAACATCAGTGTTGCTGTCCaaaaaacaaggcaaaaaaaaaaagtgggtgtGCAGAAAGCCACATCATACAACCAGCTGCTCatttatcacaaaaaaaatcttcaccATCGTCAGCACGGCAAAGCCTCCATCGGTCATACATTGACGACAATAGTTATGTCATTCACAGGACCATCCCTCCGCCCATTATCTCCATCCTCTGTGGGAAGACACATTTGGTTAAAGTCAATAAACAATACTTAGTACCATTAAAGAAGTTATGGAACATTCAGTTGTGAGACCACTGTGCGGCcgtatgaaattattattattattttttttttatttccatactGTCTATCTTGAATTGTAGCTATTTTCCCAGCCCTTCTTCCAATACACTGTTGTGGGACAGTGAGAGACTTCTTGGAGAATTCCAAGTGTGACATCTAGTGGTAGAACTCAGTACTGCGACAGAGCTAAACAATTACATActatatttttcttttccatTTGAAGTATACCTGAGGAGGTTCTATgaaggccagccaatcagatgaGTGTGTGGGCAGCAGCCCCATTGATTGACACTTGTAGATGGCTAGCGCCGAGCCCAGCAAGTTGCCCACCAGGTAGACAAGACCCTGAAGCCACTGCTGACTGGAGCTCTCCAACAGCTTGAAGGCTGAGTGAGACAAGACAGAGAAGAAGAGTATGAGATGGATGTGTTCTTGGTATGTTCTTAAAAAAAGTGTAGAGATGCTCACTTGCAGACATGGACATGAGCGCCTGTATGGGCCTCCATGCCATCATGCACACCATCATGATAGGGAAGATAGAGATGGTATTTCCCGACATGTACATGATGAACAGGTTCATGGGGATCTGCTTTAGGGGCCCCAGCGCCACGTCCCAGCATCGCTGAAAAACAAACAGCCATTTAGTATGAGCTACTTGTTTTTAACCATCACCCTCACTCTCACTCACCTTCTCCACCAGGTTCTTGTCAGTCTCCTGAATGCTGGTATCAGGGACTGGTTTCTCAGAATATCCGATTGGATAAACGACGTCTCCTTGACCGGC
Proteins encoded in this region:
- the emc4 gene encoding ER membrane protein complex subunit 4, which translates into the protein MASPGGQGGVLSTRGATSRRMKWALELSLGNTRCRGDRQAGQGDVVYPIGYSEKPVPDTSIQETDKNLVEKRCWDVALGPLKQIPMNLFIMYMSGNTISIFPIMMVCMMAWRPIQALMSMSATFKLLESSSQQWLQGLVYLVGNLLGSALAIYKCQSMGLLPTHSSDWLAFIEPPQRMEIMGGGMVL